A genome region from Musa acuminata AAA Group cultivar baxijiao chromosome BXJ3-5, Cavendish_Baxijiao_AAA, whole genome shotgun sequence includes the following:
- the LOC103974375 gene encoding vacuolar protein sorting-associated protein 29 gives MVLVLAIGDLHIPHRAPDLPAKFKSMLVPGKIQHILCTGNLCIKEVHDYLKSLSPDLHITRGEYDEDVRYPENKTLMIGQFKLGLCHGHQIVPWGDLDSLAMLQRQLDVDILVTGHTHQFKAYKHEGGVVINPGSATGAYSSITYDVNPSFVLMDIDGLRVVVYVYELIDGEVKVDKIDFKKTATTQSAH, from the exons ATGGTGCTCGTTCTAGCCATTGGTGATCTCCACATCCCTCACCGGGCGCCCGATTTGCCTGCCAAATTTAAGTCCATGCTTGTGCCTGGGAAAATTCAGCACATCTTGTGTACTGGAAATCTTTGCATTAAG GAAGTTCATGATTACTTGAAAAGCTTAAGTCCTGACCTGCATATTACTCGAGGTGAATATGATGAAGATGTTCGTTATCCAGAAAACAAGACTCTTATGATTGGTCAGTTCAAGCTTGGGCTTTGTCATGGTCATCAG ATCGTCCCGTGGGGTGACTTGGACTCGTTAGCCATGCTTCAGAGACAACTGGATGTAGATATCCTTGTGACTGGACACACTCATCAGTTCAAGGCCTACAAGCATGAGGGAGGTGTCGTCATAAACCCTGGCTCAGCAACTGGTGCATATAGCAGCATAACTTATGATGTCAACCCCAGTTTCGTGCTAATGGACATTGATGGCCTTCGTGTTGTGGTTTATGTTTACGAGCTTATCGATGGAGAGGTGAAGGTTGACAAGATCGACTTCAAGAAGACTGCAACTACTCAATCTGCTCACTGA